The following coding sequences are from one Kwoniella bestiolae CBS 10118 chromosome 2, complete sequence window:
- a CDS encoding alkylated DNA repair protein AlkB yields the protein MPSVPDVITNQYTAFRLAEKHFKNRAVKNKFPSLRKYQDSLVDLSRPDRQEDDEVWKAGWWSPDHEPNMTSSGTSWKPWKMGKGKEKEQGVRPDLPMSDLEAIQLEDGREGWIVAPGCILIPNYLSIDDQLEFLHSSLTEYTLPPNPLSLSTHYDLPHNLFELYSRDPDHIVQPKHLTTPASQRQSNDATDIPKSRTLIETEPASVIGYDEIVARNKTWTGDAPSEKLKEKTVGQLVTEMRWANLGWVYQWSTKSYDFSRDEPIPFPPRLAELCHQVVSSVPWHRVFAPGDESYSCGWENWVKDYAPDTGIVNFYQVKDTLMGHVDRSELDPARPLVSLSIGHSAILLLGTASRHDPPRPIILRSGDCLIMSGRGRQAYHGVPRILEDTLPAHFDSQDTDDDTMRAAKKFISSARININARQVFPPGFVRPDKA from the exons ATGCCCTCTGTGCCAGATGTTATCACGAACCAGTATACCGCCTTCCGTTTGGCTGAGAAACATTTCAAGAATCGTGCAGTGAAGAACAAGTTTCCCTCGCTTCGAAAATATCAAGACTCACTCGTGGACCTTTCTCGTCCAGATCGtcaggaagacgatgaagtCTGGAAAGCAGGGTGGTGGAGTCCTGACCATGAACCGAACATGACTTCGAGCGGGACCAGTTGGAAACCAtggaagatggggaaaggcaaggagaaagaacagGGTGTACGCCCAGATTTACCAATGTCGGACTTGGAAGCTATACAGCTTGAGGACGGACGAGAAGGATGGATAGTCGCACCTG GATGCATCCTGATACCCAACTACCTCTCAATCGACGATCAGCTCGAATTCCTTCATTCGTCTCTGACCGAATACACGCTCCCACCGAACCCTCTTTCATTGTCTACCCACTACGACCTTCCCCACAACCTATTCGAGCTGTACTCCAGGGATCCAGATCACATCGTTCAACCCAAACATCTGACCACTCCCGCTTCCCAACGACAATCCAATGATGCGACCGACATTCCGAAATCTCGAACACTGATAGAGACTGAACCAGCTTCCGTCATTGGGTATGACGAAATTGTAGCACGTAATAAGACCTGGACAGGCGATGCACCGAGTGAAAAATTGAAAGAGAAGACTGTCGGACAGCTGGTCAcggagatgagatgggctAATCTAGGCTGGGTGTATCAG TGGTCGACCAAGTCCTACGATTTCAGTCGTGATGAGCCTATCCCTTTTCCCCCTCGACTCGCTGAACTCTGTCACCAAGTGGTCTCCTCGGTGCCTTGGCATCGAGTGTTTGCCCCAGGGGATGAGTCATATTCCTGTGGTTGGGAAAACTGGGTCAAAGATTATG CTCCTGATACGGGTATCGTGAACTTCTATCAGGTCAAGGACACTCTAATGGGGCATGTGGATCGATCAGA ACTGGATCCCGCTCGGCCTCTTGTTTCCTTGTC TATTGGCCATTCTGCGATCCTCCTACTTGGTACTGCATCTCGTCATGATCCACCACGACCCATCATCTTACGATCAGGAGATTGCCTCATCATGAGCGGTAGAGGAAGACAAGCTtatcatg GAGTTCCACGCATCCTCGAAGATACTCTTCCTGCTCATTTTGATTCTCAGGACACGGATGACGACACGATGAGAGCTGCCAAGAAGTTTATTTCGTCGGCAAGAATTAACATCAACGCTCGACAGGTGTTCCCGCCAGGCTTTGTGAGACCAGATAAAGCGTAA